The sequence CGACCAGGGCGGGCCAGTCCAGTCCGCACATCCCCTCGTCCCAGAACTGGTCCCGGACGATCCGCGCGGCCTCGGCGTAGGACTGCCGCCACTCCTCGGCCGGGTGCACGGTGTGGGTGATCCGCCGCAGGTCGACGGTGGTGGCTCCGGAGGGCGCGGCGACCGGGACGATCCGCAGGGTTCCGGCCGAGTAGACGGCGACCGAGCCGCCGTCGCCGGAGACGGCGAAGCCGTCGAGCCGGTCGGCGAGGGTGGAGCGGCTGCCGCGGGCCAGGTCGTAGTACTCGAGGGAGGGGCGGCCGGAGGTGTCGTCGGGGTTGGTGAAGGTCTGGCCGAGGGTGCCGGAGATCGGCCAGCGCAGCCAGACCAGGCCGCCCCGGACGGAGTCGGTGGCGGAGTACTTGCCGGCCAGGACGGGGAACTGGATCAGCCGTCCGCCGATGCCCTCGGGGTCGACGTGCACGGTGCCGTCGCCGCCGCCGTCGCCGTGCGGGGCGGGGTCCTCGTCGGGCGCGGCGAACGGGGACGGGGTGCCGGCGGCGAGCGGGACGAGGTAGGGGCGGCAGCCGAGCGGGAAGGAGAGGTCACCGGTGTGCACGTCGTGCACGGGGTCGAAGCCGCGCCAGGAGAGGAAGGCCAGGTAGCGGCCGTCCCGGGTGAAGGCCGGCTGCTCGTCCTCGAACCGGCCGTCGGTGACGTCGACGACCGGCGCCGGGGTGTCGGTGCGGGTGAGCCGGATCCGGCGCAGTGAGCGGCCGGCGGCCGGCTGGGACCAGGCGATCCACCGCGAGTCGGGGGAGAAGCGGGCGCTGGTGACCGGGCCGTGGCCGGAGGCGGCGAGTTCCCGGACGGTGCCGTCCAGGGCGGTGACCAGCAGCAGCCGTCCGTCGGAGGAGGTGGCGGCGAGCAGGGCGCCGTCGGGGGCGGCGGTGAGTTCCAGGACGCGGCCGAGCCGCCCGGCGGCGAGCACCCGGTGGCCGTGCTGGGAGGGCGCCTGCTCGTGCCCGGGCAGCGGCACGATCTCGACGGCGTCCTCGCCCTCGGCGTCGGTGATCCAGGCGGCCTCGCCGGTGCCGGCGAGCACGACCGGCAGCCGGGTGCGGACGCCGGGGGTGTCGGCGAGCGCCCGGGCCGGTCCCTCGCGGTGGGTGAGCCAGTACTGGCTGCCGCGCACGGTGATCACGCCGGCCCGGCCGGTGCGGTCGCAGGCGAGGTCCTTGACGTGGGAGGCGGCGGTGACCCGGTAGGGGCGGCGACCGGCCCGGGCGCCGCCGAGCGGGATCCGCAGCCGGCGCGGGGCGGGAGCGTCGAGGCCGTCCAGCAGCCAGAGGTCGCCGGCGTGCTGGTAGACGATCCGGGTGCCGTCGGTGGCGGCCTCGCGGGCGTAGTAGGAGGCGTGGTCGGTGTGCCGGCGCAGTCCGCTGCCGTCGGGGCGGCAGGAGTAGAGGTTGCCGATGCCCTCGTGGTCGGAGAGGAAGGCGATCCGGTCGCCGTCGGCGGCGGTGACCGGCATCGGGCAGGCGAGGTGGCCGGGGAGGTCGGCGAGGATCCGCTCGCCGTCGACCCAGAGCCGGCCGGTGGCGCCGCCCCGGTAGCGCTTCCAGGCGGCGGGTTCGTGCGGGGCGGCGCCGGTGAGCAGGACGGTGTGGGCGGGGCCGACCTGGGCGTCGCCGACCGGTCCCCAGGGCATCCGCCGGGCGGGGCCGCCGTCGGGGGGAAGGGCGTGCGCCCAGGTGTAGTGGCCGAAGGGCTCGTGGTAGGAGGTGACGGCGAGCAGTTCGCCGTCGGGCAGCCAGCCGCGCAGCCGGGTGTCCTGGCTGCCCCAGTGGCTGAGCCGGCGGGCCTCGCCGCCGTCGACGGGGGCGGTCCACACCTCGGGGGCGAGGCTCAGCCAGCCGGTCCAGGCGAGGGTGCGGCCGTCGGGGGAGAGCCTGGGGTGGCTGACCCGGGTGCGGTCGCAGCTGATCCGCCAGGCCCGGCCGGTGCCGGTGACGGTGCCGTCGGCGCCGGGGTCGAGCGGGGCGATCCAGACGTCGTCCTCGGCGGTGAACGCCAGCAGGCCCCCGCGCAGGTGGGGGTGGCGGAGGTAGCCGGGCGACGTCACCCTTCCATGCTTCGGCCGGAGATCACGCCCGGCAACCGGAGCAAGGGATTCCGGATTTTCGGAACCCTTCCCGGCCTGCCGCTCCCCGCCCCGGGACCGCCCCCGGGACCGACCTCGGACCGCCCCCGACCTGCCGCTCCCGGGGTCCGAACCGGTCTGGACCATTGACACCGTACGGCCGGATCCACTTCAGTGGTCTAGTCCAACTCTCCTGCTCGGCCGCACCGTTCCCCCACCACCGGTGCGCGCTCGGGCATGCCCCGGACACCCCCACACCCGCGCCTCCGCGAGGAGTCCCCCACATGCGCAGATCAACCGTCACCCTGCCCGCGTCCGGCCGCCGCCGGCCGCGCGCCCTGCTGGCCGCCGGCACCGCCTCGGCCGTCGCCGCCGCCACCATGGTCGGCCTCACCCTGGGCCTCGCGCCCAGCGCCTCGGCCGGGGAGTTCCTGGTCAACGGCGGCTTCGAGAGCGGTGCCCTCGGTCCCTGGAGCTGCTCCGGCGGCACCGGCAGCGTCGTCACCGGCCAGTCCCACGGCGGGAGTTACGCCCTCGCCGGGGCCGCCTCGGCGGGCGACAGCGCCCGCTGCGCGCAGACCGTCACCGTCGCGCCGAACACCGCCTACACGCTCAGCGCCTACGTCAAGGGCTCGTACGTCTACCTCGGCGTGGACGGCGGCACCTCGACCTGGACGCCCGGCACCGGCGGCGCGTACCAGAAGCTGAGTGTCGCCTTCACCACCGGCGCCACCCAGACCAGCGCCACCGTCTACACCCACGGCTGGTACGGCCAGGGCACCTACTACGCGGACGACGTCTCGCTGGACGGCCCCGGTGCCCCCAGCCCGACCGCGACGCCCACCGTCACCCCGACCGTCACCCCCACGGTGACGCCGACCGTGACGCCGACGGTCACCCCCACGGTGACCCCGACCGTCACGCCCACCGGCACCCCGACCTCCCCGCCGCCCGGCTCCAAGGCCCTGGTCGGCTACCTGCACGCGAGCTTCGCCAACGGTGCCGGTTACACCCGGGTGGCCGACGTCCCGGACTCGTGGGACTTCATCAACCTCTCCTTCGGCGAGCCGACCTCCGTCACCTCGGGCGACATCAGGTTCAACCGCTGCCCGGCCACCGAGTGCCCGACCGTCGAGTCCGACGCCGACTTCAAGGCCGCCATCGCGGCCAAGCGCGCCAAGGGCAAGAAGGTGCTGATCTCGATCGGCGGCCAGAACGGCCAGGTGCAGCTCACCACCACCGCCGCCCGCGACGCGTTCGTCAGCTCGGTCTCGGCGATCATCGACAAGTGGGGCCTGGACGGCCTGGACATCGACTTCGAGGGCCACTCGCTGTCGCTCCAGACCGGCGACACCGACTTCAAGAACCCGACCAGCCCGGTGATCGTCAACCTGATCTCGGCGATCCGCACGCTCAAGGCCAAGTACGGCCCGAACTTCGTGCTGACCATGGCGCCGGAGACCTTCTTCGTCCAACTCGGCTACCAGTACTACGGTTCCGGCCCCTGGGGCGGCCAGGATCCGCGGGCCGGCGCCTACCTGCCGGTCATCCACGCCCTGCGCGACGACCTGACCCTGCTGCACGTCCAGGACTACAACTCCGGCTCCATCATGGGCCTGGACAACCAGTACCACTCGATGGGCGGCGCCGACTTCCACGTCGCGATGACCGACCTGCTGCTCAAGGGCTTCCCGGTGGCGGGCAACACCAACAACGTGTTCCCGCCGCTGCCCGCCTCCAAGGTCGCCATCGGCATGCCGGCCACCACCAACGCGGGCAACGGCTACGTCGCCCCGGCCGAGGTCAACAAGGCGCTGGACTGCCTCACCAAGCTCGCCAACTGCGGGAGCTACGTGCCCAGGGCGGGCGCCCAGCCCGGCCTGCGCGGTCTGATGACCTGGTCCATCAACTGGGACCAGTTCGGCGGCCGGGAGTTCTCGAAGAACTTCGACTCCTACTTCCGCCGCTGACGGCCGACCCGCCCCCGGGCGAAGGCTGAAGCACGAGAGCCGACCGCTGGGCGGCGGTGGGTCGGACGCACCCGCCGCTCAGCGGTCCACCCGGACCGCCTCCAGGTACTCCGCGATCGCGTCCCGGTTGCGGGTCAGACAGGAGATCCGCTCGCTCATCCCGGCCAGCTCCCGCTCCAGGGTGGCGATCATCTCCGGGGTGGCGTGCTCGAAGTGGATGGTGCGGGGCTTGTCGAGACAGGGCAGGATCTGTTTGATGATCCGGGTCGGCAGCCCCGCGTCCAGCAGCCCCCGGACCTGCAGCACCCGGTCCACCGTCGCCCCGTCGTAGGAGCGGTAGCCGTTGGCGCAGCGCCCGGCCACGATCAGCCCCTGCTCCTCGTAGTACCGCAGCAGCCGCCGGGACGCCCCGGTCCGCTCGGACAGCTCGCCGATCCGCATGTGCCCCACCTCACAGCCGGTCGCGTTGACCCTCACATCAATGTGAGGGTTCGAGCATAACCGGCATGCCGACCACGCCACGGACGACCGTCCGGACCGCCCCAGCCACCACCCCGCCCGCCACCGCACCCACCGCCCCGGCCCCGGCGACGCTGCCCCTGCCCGCCCTGCTGGCCCTCGCCACCGCCGTCTTCGTCACCGCCCTCACCGAGACCCTGCCGGCCGGCGTGCTGCCCGCGATGAGCGCCGACCTCGGCGTCGGCGAGTCCGCCATGGGCCAGGCCGTCACCGTCTACGCCGTCGGCACCGCCCTCACCGCCGTCCCGCTCACCGCGGCCACCGCCGGCTGGGGCCGCCGACGCCTGCTGCTCACCGCCATGGTCGGCTTCGCCGCCGCCAACACCGTCACCGCGCTGTCCGGCAGCTACCCGCTCACCATGGCCGCCCGCTTCCTCGCCGGGGTCGCCGCCGGTCTCGCCTGGGCCCTGCTCGCCGGGTACGCCCGCCTGCTCGCACCGCCCGCGCTCCAGGGCCGGGCGATCGCCGTCGCGATGGCCGGGCTGCCGGTCGCCCTGTCGCTGGGTGTGCCCGCCGGGACCTTCCTCGGCGACGCGCTCGGCTGGTGGGTGCCGTTCCTGCTGATGACCGCGGTCGCGGTCGGGGTGACCGGCTGGATCGCCGTGGCCGTCCCCGAGGCGCCCGGCCGGGCCCGCGGCGAACGGACCCCGGTGCTGCGCTCCCTCGCCGTCCCCGGGGTGGGCCCGGTGCTCGCCGTGACCGTCGTCCTCGTCCTCGCCCACACCGTCCTCTACACCTACATCGCGCCCTTCCTCGACCGGCGCGGCATGGGCGGCGCCACCGACGCGGTGCTGCTCGCCTTCGGCGCGGCCTCGCTGCTGAGCATCTGGTTCACCGGCGCGCACATCCAGCGCCGGCTGCGCGCGCTCACCGTCGGCGGCGCGCTGCTGATCGCCGCCGCGGCCGCCGTGCTCGGCCTGGCCGCCGGCAGCACCTTCGCCGTGTACGCGGCCGCCGCGCTGTGGGGACTCGGCTGGGGCGGTCTGCCCACCCTGCTGCAGACCGCCGTCGGCGACGCGGGCGGCGAGCAGGCGGACGCCGCGCAGACGATGCTGGTCACCCTGTGGAACGCGGCGATGGCCGGCGGGGGCGTGGCCGGCGGCCTGCTGCTGGACCGGCTCGGCGCGGGCTCCCTCCCGTGGGCGGTGCTGCTCCTGCTGCTGGCCGTGCTCGCGATCGTGCTCGCCGCCCGCACCCACGGCTTCCCGGCCCGCCGTCCGGGGCCCGCGGCCTGACCGGCGCCGCCCGGCCCCTGTCGCCCTTCGGCCGGACAGCCGCTAGAAGCCGCCCGCCGGGCCCCGGTGCGGCATCAGGCCGCCGCGGTAGGAGATGGCCACCGCCTGCGCGCGGTCCCGGGCGTCGATCTTCGCCAGGATCCGCTTCATATGGGTCTTCACCGTCGACTCGGCGAGCACCAGCAGCGCCGCGATCTCCTGGTTCGAACGCCCCTCGGCGGCCAGCCGCAGGACCTCCCGCTCCCGCGCCGTCAGCTGGGCGAGCCGGGTGTCCTCCGGCTCCGGCGGCGGCCGGCCGCCACCGGAGCCGACCACCTGGGCGACCAGGTCCCGGGTGACCGCCGGGTCGAGCACGGACTCGCCCGCGGCCAGTGTGTGCACCGCGTCGACGAGCCGCTCGGCCGAGGCCCGCTTCAGCAGGAAGCCGGCCGCCCCGGCGCGCAGCGCGCCCCACACGTAGTCGTCGTGGTGGAAGGTGGTCAGCACCAGCACCCGGGTGGGGAGGCCGGCGGCGACGATCCGGCGGGTCGCCTCCACCCCGTCGACCCCGGGCATCCGGACGTCCATCAGCACCACGTCCGGCAGCAGCGTCCGGCAGAGGGCGACGGCGGCCAGCCCGTCGGCGGCCTGGCCGACCACCTCGATCCGGTCGTCCGTCTCCAGCACCAGCGAGACCCCGGCCCGCAGCAGCGCGTCGTCGTCCGCGACCACGACCCGCACCTTGGGGCCGCCGGGCTCCCAGGGCCCGCCCGGCCCGTCGGCGGCGCTCACGGGAGCGGCAGTTCGGCGCGCAGCCGGAACCCGCCGGGGCCGCCGGGCCCCCCGGGTCCGCCCGGTCTGTCGGGCCCCCCGGGTCCGCCCGGTCTGTCGGGACCGTCGGATCCGGCGGGTCCGCCCGGGCCCTCGGCGCCGATCGGCCCGTGCTCGACCCGGCCGCCGAGCATCGACACCCGCTCGGCCACGCCCAGCAGCCCCCGGCCGGGCGTGTACCCGGCCGGGGCGCCCCGGCCGTCGTCGCGCACCTCGACGGCGAGCCGCCCGCCGGCGCAGCGGACGGTGACCTCGACGGTCCGGGCACCGGCGTGCTTGACGGTGTTGGTGAGCGCCTCCTGGACGATCCGGTAGGCCGACACGTCCAGGCTGCGCGGCACCCGCCGGGCCGCCGGGTCGATCCGCACCCGCACCCTCGGTCCGGCCTGGCCGAGCCGCCCGGCCAGCCGCTCCAGGTCGGCGAGCCCCGGCTGCGGGGCCGCCCCCTCGCCGTCGTCGCCGTACTCGCCGTCGCCGCCGCGCCGCAGCAGGCCGAGCACCCGGTCGAGGTCGTCGAGCGCGTCCCGCCCGGTGTGCTCCATCCCGGAGAGCAGTTCCCGGGTGCGTTCGGGATCGCGGTCGAGCAGCCGACGGGCGGCCCCGGCCTGGACCAGCACCACGTTCAGGGTGTGGCCGACGGAGTCGTGCAGCTCGCGGGCCAGCCGGGCGCGCTCCTCGGCGACCACCTCCCGGCGCAGCCGCCACCGGGCGGCCTCCCGTTCCTCGGCCCGCCGCGCGGTGCCGTAGCCGACCGCCCAGCCGAGCAGCCAGAGGAAGAGCACCCCGGCCGGGATGACCGGGTAGTCGTGCCCGAGGTCGGCGAAGTAGGCGGCCATGCCGAGCAGGGCGGCGAACGGCCCGAACCAGGCCCGCCGCCGGGGCGCGTACAGGCCGAGCGAGTAGAGGCCGACCAGGTCCGCGTACGGGGAGACGGTGCCGGGCAGCACGAACAGCGCCTCCAGCGAGAGCGCGGCCGCGCCGACCAGGTAGCCGGCCAGCGGCCTGGTCCGCCGGACCGCCAGCGGGGCGGCCACCGCCGTGCTCAGGGCCAGCGCCAGCGGCAGGCCGCCGTGCAGGCGGTCCGCGGAGCCGGTCCGTTCGACGGCCATCAGCAGCAGGAACCCGCCGGCCAGCGCGAGGTCCCAGTGCCCGGCCGGCACCGCCCGGACCGCGCGGAGGAACCGGGCCGCGGCGGCTCCGGCCGCCCGGGGCCGGGGTACGGCGGGTACGCCGGGTATGGCGGGTACGGCGGGTACGCCGGGGACGGCGGCTGCACCGGGTACGTCGAACATGCCGGGCGCGCCGGGGACGTCGGTGGCGGGAGGGGCCGGAACGGCCCGGGGGACCGGTGCGGTCCGGATCGCCCGGGGGTGCGGCGGCGGGCTCATGGCGGCTCCGGTTCGGGGGGAGTGGCCGCCGCGC comes from Streptomyces sp. TLI_053 and encodes:
- a CDS encoding S41 family peptidase, whose product is MTSPGYLRHPHLRGGLLAFTAEDDVWIAPLDPGADGTVTGTGRAWRISCDRTRVSHPRLSPDGRTLAWTGWLSLAPEVWTAPVDGGEARRLSHWGSQDTRLRGWLPDGELLAVTSYHEPFGHYTWAHALPPDGGPARRMPWGPVGDAQVGPAHTVLLTGAAPHEPAAWKRYRGGATGRLWVDGERILADLPGHLACPMPVTAADGDRIAFLSDHEGIGNLYSCRPDGSGLRRHTDHASYYAREAATDGTRIVYQHAGDLWLLDGLDAPAPRRLRIPLGGARAGRRPYRVTAASHVKDLACDRTGRAGVITVRGSQYWLTHREGPARALADTPGVRTRLPVVLAGTGEAAWITDAEGEDAVEIVPLPGHEQAPSQHGHRVLAAGRLGRVLELTAAPDGALLAATSSDGRLLLVTALDGTVRELAASGHGPVTSARFSPDSRWIAWSQPAAGRSLRRIRLTRTDTPAPVVDVTDGRFEDEQPAFTRDGRYLAFLSWRGFDPVHDVHTGDLSFPLGCRPYLVPLAAGTPSPFAAPDEDPAPHGDGGGDGTVHVDPEGIGGRLIQFPVLAGKYSATDSVRGGLVWLRWPISGTLGQTFTNPDDTSGRPSLEYYDLARGSRSTLADRLDGFAVSGDGGSVAVYSAGTLRIVPVAAPSGATTVDLRRITHTVHPAEEWRQSYAEAARIVRDQFWDEGMCGLDWPALVAQYEPLLERIAGPDDFADLLRELLGELGTSHAYVTPSRRGEGPSLAQQPVGLLGANARRSPDGHWLVDRILPGESSDPRARAPLATHGVHDGDELLAVAGRPVDPVRGPLPLLAGTGGTSVELTLRRGGPDGTRRRITVTPLTDERPIRYQDWVVKRRALVREFSDGRCGYLHIPDLGGSGWAQFNRDVRREMDKPALVLDVRGNAGGNVSELVLEKLTRRVLAWDFSRGREPVRWPRDAPRGPVVALADEATSSDGDVVIAAIRLLGLGPVVGNRTWGGVVGMTGRHLLGDGTQISVPKNASWFTGGLGWSIENRGVEPDVHVIRAPRDWAAGRYPELVTAVRLALELLEDAPAAVPPPGDTPRPDLRRPPLPPRER
- a CDS encoding glycosyl hydrolase family 18 protein, with the protein product MVGLTLGLAPSASAGEFLVNGGFESGALGPWSCSGGTGSVVTGQSHGGSYALAGAASAGDSARCAQTVTVAPNTAYTLSAYVKGSYVYLGVDGGTSTWTPGTGGAYQKLSVAFTTGATQTSATVYTHGWYGQGTYYADDVSLDGPGAPSPTATPTVTPTVTPTVTPTVTPTVTPTVTPTVTPTGTPTSPPPGSKALVGYLHASFANGAGYTRVADVPDSWDFINLSFGEPTSVTSGDIRFNRCPATECPTVESDADFKAAIAAKRAKGKKVLISIGGQNGQVQLTTTAARDAFVSSVSAIIDKWGLDGLDIDFEGHSLSLQTGDTDFKNPTSPVIVNLISAIRTLKAKYGPNFVLTMAPETFFVQLGYQYYGSGPWGGQDPRAGAYLPVIHALRDDLTLLHVQDYNSGSIMGLDNQYHSMGGADFHVAMTDLLLKGFPVAGNTNNVFPPLPASKVAIGMPATTNAGNGYVAPAEVNKALDCLTKLANCGSYVPRAGAQPGLRGLMTWSINWDQFGGREFSKNFDSYFRR
- a CDS encoding MerR family transcriptional regulator, which translates into the protein MRIGELSERTGASRRLLRYYEEQGLIVAGRCANGYRSYDGATVDRVLQVRGLLDAGLPTRIIKQILPCLDKPRTIHFEHATPEMIATLERELAGMSERISCLTRNRDAIAEYLEAVRVDR
- a CDS encoding MFS transporter produces the protein MPTTPRTTVRTAPATTPPATAPTAPAPATLPLPALLALATAVFVTALTETLPAGVLPAMSADLGVGESAMGQAVTVYAVGTALTAVPLTAATAGWGRRRLLLTAMVGFAAANTVTALSGSYPLTMAARFLAGVAAGLAWALLAGYARLLAPPALQGRAIAVAMAGLPVALSLGVPAGTFLGDALGWWVPFLLMTAVAVGVTGWIAVAVPEAPGRARGERTPVLRSLAVPGVGPVLAVTVVLVLAHTVLYTYIAPFLDRRGMGGATDAVLLAFGAASLLSIWFTGAHIQRRLRALTVGGALLIAAAAAVLGLAAGSTFAVYAAAALWGLGWGGLPTLLQTAVGDAGGEQADAAQTMLVTLWNAAMAGGGVAGGLLLDRLGAGSLPWAVLLLLLAVLAIVLAARTHGFPARRPGPAA
- a CDS encoding response regulator transcription factor yields the protein MSAADGPGGPWEPGGPKVRVVVADDDALLRAGVSLVLETDDRIEVVGQAADGLAAVALCRTLLPDVVLMDVRMPGVDGVEATRRIVAAGLPTRVLVLTTFHHDDYVWGALRAGAAGFLLKRASAERLVDAVHTLAAGESVLDPAVTRDLVAQVVGSGGGRPPPEPEDTRLAQLTAREREVLRLAAEGRSNQEIAALLVLAESTVKTHMKRILAKIDARDRAQAVAISYRGGLMPHRGPAGGF
- a CDS encoding sensor histidine kinase; the encoded protein is MSPPPHPRAIRTAPVPRAVPAPPATDVPGAPGMFDVPGAAAVPGVPAVPAIPGVPAVPRPRAAGAAAARFLRAVRAVPAGHWDLALAGGFLLLMAVERTGSADRLHGGLPLALALSTAVAAPLAVRRTRPLAGYLVGAAALSLEALFVLPGTVSPYADLVGLYSLGLYAPRRRAWFGPFAALLGMAAYFADLGHDYPVIPAGVLFLWLLGWAVGYGTARRAEEREAARWRLRREVVAEERARLARELHDSVGHTLNVVLVQAGAARRLLDRDPERTRELLSGMEHTGRDALDDLDRVLGLLRRGGDGEYGDDGEGAAPQPGLADLERLAGRLGQAGPRVRVRIDPAARRVPRSLDVSAYRIVQEALTNTVKHAGARTVEVTVRCAGGRLAVEVRDDGRGAPAGYTPGRGLLGVAERVSMLGGRVEHGPIGAEGPGGPAGSDGPDRPGGPGGPDRPGGPGGPGGPGGFRLRAELPLP